Proteins from a single region of Acidovorax sp. NCPPB 3576:
- a CDS encoding O-acetylhomoserine aminocarboxypropyltransferase/cysteine synthase family protein, with the protein MRIETLAVHAGQSPDPTTKAVAVPIYQTVAYAFDSAQHGADLFDLKVQGNIYSRIMNPTNDVLEKRVAALEGGIAALAVASGMAAITYAIQTIAEAGDNIVSASTLYGGTYNLFAHTLPQQGITTRFADPRDPASFAQHIDARTKAIFIESIGNPLGNVTDIAALAKVAHDHGVPLIVDNTVPSPYLLRPIEHGADIVVHSLTKYLGGHGNSVGGAIVDSGKFPWAKHKARFPRLNEPDVSYHGVVYTEALGEAAFIGRARVVPLRNTGAALAPQNAFLILQGIETLALRMDRICENTLAIARALQGHPKVEWVRYAGLPDHPDHALVQRQLGGRASGILSFSLRSQEGTDPRAAGARFLDALQLFTRLVNIGDARSLATHPASTTHRQLDAGELAKAGVTEGMVRLSVGIEHIDDLQADLAQALQAV; encoded by the coding sequence ATGCGGATCGAAACCCTCGCCGTCCATGCCGGACAGTCGCCCGACCCCACCACCAAGGCGGTGGCCGTGCCCATCTACCAGACGGTGGCCTACGCCTTCGACAGCGCCCAGCACGGCGCCGACCTGTTCGACCTCAAGGTGCAGGGCAACATCTACTCGCGCATCATGAATCCGACCAACGACGTGCTGGAAAAGCGCGTCGCGGCGCTGGAGGGCGGCATCGCCGCGCTGGCCGTGGCGTCGGGCATGGCGGCCATCACCTATGCGATCCAGACCATCGCCGAGGCGGGGGACAACATCGTCTCGGCCAGCACGCTCTACGGCGGCACCTACAACCTGTTCGCCCACACGCTGCCCCAGCAGGGCATCACCACGCGGTTTGCCGATCCGCGCGACCCGGCCAGCTTCGCGCAGCACATCGACGCGCGCACCAAAGCCATCTTCATCGAATCCATCGGCAACCCGCTGGGCAACGTGACCGACATCGCAGCCCTGGCCAAGGTCGCGCACGACCACGGCGTGCCGCTCATCGTGGACAACACGGTGCCCAGCCCCTACCTGCTGCGCCCCATCGAGCACGGCGCCGACATCGTGGTGCACTCGCTCACCAAGTACCTGGGCGGCCACGGCAACAGCGTGGGTGGTGCCATCGTGGACAGCGGCAAGTTCCCCTGGGCAAAGCACAAGGCGCGCTTTCCGCGCCTGAACGAGCCCGACGTGAGCTACCACGGCGTGGTCTATACCGAGGCGCTGGGCGAGGCGGCCTTCATCGGCCGCGCGCGGGTGGTGCCGCTGCGCAACACCGGTGCGGCGCTGGCGCCGCAGAACGCGTTCCTGATCCTGCAAGGCATCGAGACGCTTGCGCTGCGCATGGACCGCATCTGCGAGAACACGCTGGCCATCGCTCGTGCGCTGCAAGGCCATCCCAAGGTGGAGTGGGTGCGCTACGCCGGCCTGCCGGACCATCCGGACCATGCGCTGGTGCAGCGCCAGTTGGGCGGGCGCGCATCGGGCATCCTGTCGTTCAGCCTGCGTTCGCAAGAAGGCACCGACCCGCGTGCAGCGGGTGCGCGCTTCCTGGATGCACTGCAGCTGTTCACGCGGCTGGTGAACATCGGCGACGCCCGCTCGCTGGCCACGCACCCCGCATCGACCACGCACCGCCAGCTCGACGCGGGCGAGCTGGCCAAGGCCGGGGTCACCGAAGGCATGGTGCGGCTGTCCGTGGGCATCGAGCACATCGACGACCTGCAGGCCGATCTGGCGCAGGCGTTGCAGGCGGTGTGA
- a CDS encoding peptidase U32 family protein, translated as MSLLPHQIELLSPARDADIGIEAVNHGADAVYIGGPAFGARAGAGNDLRDLERLVRHAHRFHSRIFVTLNTILRDDELEGARQMAWQVYNAGADALIIQDMGLLELDLPPIQLHASTQTDIRTPEKARFLQDAGLSQIVIARELDLQEIAAVRAATDPARTTIEFFVHGALCVAYSGQCYITHAHTGRSANRGDCNQACRLPYEVLDGSGRIIAHEKHVLSMKDNNQSDNLRALIDAGVRSFKIEGRYKDMGYVKNITAHYRKLLDEIIEEREFSAEPLVRSSSGRTTFTFTPDPDQNFNREFTDYFVNGRQDDIGAFDTPKTPGRAIGWVTKVGENFAELELSRPDTVLHNGDGLCYYDLQKELVGLQINRAEAVNARKGLWRVFPKDPIAGFKDLRKGLEINRNRDMDWVRTLDKKSSDRRIGLWAQLSETPDGFDLTLTDEDGFVGSAAIVHPHQRATDGPQAEATLREQLGRFGATLFSVHDIALSLSQPWFIPASALNPLRRDAVAALESARTAGLVRLPRAEPVQPPAPFPEDTLSYLANVFNQKAHDFYMKHGVKVIDAAYESKEEEGEVSLMITKHCVRFSMSLCPKQAKGVIGVKGTIKAEPLQLINGKEKLTLRFDCKPCEMHVVGKMKKSVINQHARDMQAVPMQFYRTRPATGKATA; from the coding sequence ATGTCCCTGCTGCCCCACCAGATCGAACTGCTCTCTCCCGCGCGCGACGCCGACATCGGCATCGAGGCCGTCAACCATGGCGCCGACGCCGTCTACATCGGCGGCCCGGCCTTCGGCGCCCGGGCCGGCGCGGGCAACGATCTGCGCGACCTGGAGCGCCTGGTGCGCCACGCGCACCGCTTTCACAGCCGCATCTTCGTCACGCTGAACACCATCCTGCGGGACGACGAGCTGGAAGGCGCGCGGCAGATGGCCTGGCAGGTGTACAACGCCGGGGCCGACGCGCTCATCATCCAGGACATGGGCCTGCTGGAGTTGGACCTGCCGCCCATCCAGCTGCACGCCAGCACCCAGACCGACATCCGCACGCCCGAGAAGGCGCGCTTCCTGCAGGACGCGGGCCTGTCGCAGATCGTGATCGCGCGCGAACTGGACCTGCAGGAGATCGCCGCCGTGCGAGCCGCCACCGACCCGGCGCGCACCACCATCGAATTCTTCGTGCACGGCGCGCTGTGCGTGGCCTATTCCGGCCAGTGCTACATCACCCATGCGCACACCGGCCGCAGCGCCAACCGGGGCGACTGCAACCAGGCCTGCCGCCTGCCGTACGAGGTGCTGGACGGCAGCGGGCGCATCATCGCCCACGAAAAGCACGTGCTGTCGATGAAGGACAACAACCAGAGCGACAACCTGCGGGCGCTCATCGATGCCGGCGTGCGCAGCTTCAAGATCGAGGGCCGCTACAAGGACATGGGCTACGTGAAGAACATCACGGCGCACTACCGCAAGCTGCTCGACGAGATCATCGAAGAGCGCGAGTTCTCGGCCGAGCCTTTGGTGCGCTCGTCGTCCGGGCGCACCACGTTCACCTTCACGCCCGACCCCGACCAGAACTTCAACCGCGAGTTCACCGACTACTTCGTCAATGGGCGCCAGGACGACATCGGCGCGTTCGACACGCCCAAGACGCCGGGTCGCGCCATCGGGTGGGTCACCAAGGTGGGCGAGAACTTCGCCGAACTCGAACTGTCCCGCCCGGACACCGTGCTGCACAACGGCGACGGCCTGTGCTACTACGACCTGCAAAAGGAACTGGTGGGCCTGCAGATCAACCGCGCCGAGGCCGTCAACGCCAGAAAAGGCCTGTGGCGCGTGTTCCCCAAGGACCCCATCGCCGGCTTCAAGGATCTGCGCAAAGGGCTGGAGATCAACCGCAACCGCGACATGGACTGGGTGCGCACGCTCGACAAGAAGTCGAGCGACCGGCGCATCGGCCTGTGGGCGCAGCTGTCCGAAACGCCCGATGGCTTCGACCTCACGCTGACCGACGAGGACGGCTTCGTCGGCAGCGCGGCGATCGTGCACCCGCACCAGCGCGCCACCGACGGGCCCCAAGCCGAGGCCACGCTGCGCGAGCAGCTCGGACGCTTCGGCGCCACGCTGTTCTCCGTGCACGACATCGCCCTGAGCCTCTCGCAGCCTTGGTTCATTCCGGCCTCGGCATTGAACCCGCTGCGCCGCGACGCGGTGGCCGCGCTCGAATCGGCGCGCACCGCCGGCCTCGTGCGCCTGCCCCGCGCCGAGCCCGTCCAGCCCCCCGCGCCCTTCCCCGAAGACACGCTTAGCTACCTGGCGAACGTGTTCAACCAGAAGGCGCACGACTTCTACATGAAGCACGGCGTGAAGGTGATCGATGCGGCCTACGAGTCGAAGGAAGAGGAAGGCGAAGTCAGCCTGATGATCACCAAGCACTGCGTGCGCTTTTCCATGAGCCTGTGCCCCAAGCAGGCCAAGGGCGTGATCGGCGTGAAGGGCACCATCAAGGCCGAGCCGCTGCAGCTCATCAACGGCAAGGAAAAGCTCACCCTGCGCTTTGACTGCAAGCCCTGCGAGATGCACGTGGTGGGCAAGATGAAGAAGTCGGTGATCAACCAGCACGCGCGCGACATGCAGGCGGTGCCGATGCAGTTCTACCGCACACGGCCCGCGACGGGCAAAGCCACCGCGTAA
- a CDS encoding branched-chain amino acid ABC transporter substrate-binding protein, translating into MAQDVQTVKIGHVGPLSGGIAHIGKDTENGVRMALDDLNTQNLVIGGKKIRFELAAEDDAGDPRQATGVAQKLCDLKVAGVVGHLQSGTSIPASSIYDKCDLPHITAAATNPDLTKPGYKTTFRLIANDSALGAALALYAADHLKLKTVAIIDDRTAYGQGVAAVFKATALQKGLTVVSEEFTNDKATDFMAILTAIKSRKPDGIFYGGLDAQAGPMLRQMEQLGLGSVKYFGGDALCTEKLPDLSSKAAVLKNVTCATGGASVTKMQGGADWKKRYDAKFPGQFQIYSPYAYDAAMVLVDAMKRADSVNPKVYTPFLAKTQYKGVTANIAFTPKGELTAPAVTLYHYPANARVALN; encoded by the coding sequence ATGGCCCAGGACGTGCAGACCGTCAAGATCGGCCACGTCGGCCCCCTCTCTGGCGGCATCGCCCACATCGGCAAGGACACCGAAAACGGTGTGCGCATGGCGCTGGACGACCTGAACACCCAGAACCTGGTCATCGGCGGCAAGAAGATCCGCTTCGAGCTGGCCGCCGAAGACGACGCCGGCGACCCGCGCCAGGCCACGGGCGTGGCGCAGAAGCTGTGCGACCTGAAGGTGGCGGGCGTGGTCGGCCACCTGCAGTCGGGCACGTCGATTCCCGCGTCGTCCATCTACGACAAGTGCGATCTGCCGCACATCACGGCCGCCGCCACCAACCCCGACCTGACCAAGCCCGGCTACAAGACCACCTTCCGCCTGATCGCCAACGACAGCGCGCTGGGCGCGGCGCTGGCACTCTACGCGGCGGACCACCTCAAGCTCAAGACCGTGGCGATCATCGACGACCGCACGGCCTACGGCCAGGGCGTGGCGGCAGTGTTCAAGGCCACGGCGCTGCAAAAGGGCCTGACGGTGGTGTCCGAGGAGTTCACCAACGACAAGGCCACGGACTTCATGGCCATCCTCACTGCCATCAAATCCAGGAAGCCCGACGGCATCTTCTACGGCGGCCTCGATGCCCAGGCCGGCCCCATGCTGCGACAGATGGAGCAACTGGGCCTGGGATCGGTGAAGTATTTCGGCGGCGATGCGCTGTGCACCGAGAAGCTGCCCGACCTGTCGTCCAAGGCCGCCGTGCTCAAGAACGTGACCTGCGCCACCGGCGGCGCCTCCGTCACCAAGATGCAGGGCGGCGCCGACTGGAAGAAGCGCTACGACGCCAAGTTCCCCGGCCAGTTCCAGATCTACAGCCCCTACGCCTACGACGCGGCCATGGTGCTGGTGGACGCGATGAAGCGCGCCGATTCGGTGAATCCCAAGGTCTATACGCCGTTCCTGGCCAAGACGCAGTACAAGGGGGTGACGGCGAACATCGCGTTCACGCCCAAGGGCGAGCTGACGGCACCCGCCGTGACGCTGTACCACTACCCGGCCAATGCCCGGGTGGCGCTGAACTGA
- the tadA gene encoding tRNA adenosine(34) deaminase TadA, translating into MTLPAQDEDAHWMRQALAEARAAAEAGEVPVGAVMVRQGQIIATGRNAPIAGHDPTAHAEIAALRAAAQRLGNYRLEDCTLYVTLEPCAMCSGAMLHARLPRVVYGAADAKTGAAGSVVDLFAEPRLNHHTQVRRGVLADECGELLSGFFRQRRRQQRAQALAAHPLRDDALRTPDAAFAGLPGYPWAPHYLSDLPALAGLRLHYLDEGPRDAARTWLCLHGLPTWSYLYRHMLPVFAAAGDRVVVPDLIGFGRSDKPKKEAAHRFEWHRQVLIECIERLNLRHAVLVVQGWGGALGLTLPMALPGRFDGLLAMNSWLAGADAPPPARLRAWQAECARAGRGAGAGRVVAQAGSLLPPEVQAAYDAPFPDVGFRAALRALPQAVPDGPQGTGITQAARRFWQSEWTGRSLLVAGAPDAALGPDAMQSLHALVRGSAPPLAVPGAGHFVPEQGAEIAARAVEYFRP; encoded by the coding sequence ATGACGTTGCCGGCCCAGGATGAAGATGCCCACTGGATGCGCCAGGCGCTGGCCGAGGCGCGCGCTGCGGCCGAGGCGGGCGAGGTGCCGGTGGGCGCGGTGATGGTGCGCCAGGGCCAAATCATCGCCACGGGCCGCAACGCCCCCATCGCCGGCCACGATCCCACCGCGCACGCCGAGATCGCCGCGCTGCGCGCCGCCGCGCAGCGCCTGGGCAACTACCGGCTGGAAGATTGCACCCTCTACGTCACGCTGGAGCCCTGCGCCATGTGCAGCGGCGCCATGCTGCACGCCCGCCTGCCGCGCGTGGTGTACGGCGCGGCGGACGCCAAGACCGGCGCCGCCGGCTCGGTGGTCGATCTGTTCGCCGAGCCGCGGCTGAACCACCACACCCAGGTGCGGCGCGGCGTGCTGGCCGATGAGTGCGGCGAGCTGCTCAGCGGCTTTTTCCGCCAGCGGCGCCGCCAGCAGCGCGCCCAGGCGCTGGCCGCCCATCCGCTGCGCGACGATGCGCTGCGCACGCCGGACGCCGCCTTCGCCGGGCTGCCTGGCTACCCCTGGGCTCCGCATTACCTGAGCGATCTGCCTGCTTTGGCGGGCTTGCGCCTGCACTACCTGGACGAGGGCCCGCGCGACGCCGCGCGCACCTGGCTGTGCCTGCACGGCCTGCCCACCTGGAGCTACCTGTACCGCCACATGCTGCCGGTGTTCGCCGCGGCGGGCGACCGGGTGGTGGTGCCGGACCTCATCGGTTTCGGCCGCAGCGACAAGCCCAAGAAAGAGGCTGCCCACCGCTTTGAATGGCACCGGCAGGTGCTGATCGAATGCATCGAACGTCTCAACCTGCGCCACGCCGTGCTCGTGGTGCAGGGCTGGGGCGGCGCGCTGGGCCTGACGCTGCCCATGGCCTTGCCCGGGCGGTTCGACGGCTTGCTGGCCATGAACAGCTGGCTCGCGGGCGCCGATGCGCCGCCGCCCGCCCGCCTGCGGGCATGGCAGGCCGAATGTGCACGTGCTGGCCGCGGCGCGGGCGCGGGCCGCGTGGTGGCGCAGGCCGGCAGCCTGCTGCCTCCCGAGGTGCAGGCGGCCTACGACGCGCCGTTTCCCGATGTGGGTTTTCGTGCCGCGCTGCGGGCGCTGCCGCAGGCCGTGCCCGATGGGCCGCAGGGCACCGGGATCACGCAAGCCGCCCGCCGCTTCTGGCAAAGCGAATGGACCGGGCGCAGCCTGCTGGTGGCCGGTGCGCCCGATGCCGCTCTCGGCCCCGACGCCATGCAGTCCCTGCACGCCCTGGTGCGTGGCAGCGCGCCGCCGCTGGCGGTGCCCGGCGCGGGGCATTTCGTGCCGGAGCAGGGCGCCGAAATCGCCGCACGGGCTGTGGAATACTTCCGACCCTAG